From Acidobacteriota bacterium, one genomic window encodes:
- a CDS encoding alpha/beta hydrolase — MTLLKEGTCTAHGQSSSIGLLGRILVLVIVLSAAVFNSAGQARNLFDNQANGDGFSVDRNLSGDSIIATFLRAGFPPYSSQNQIGGQTPYERNCDPRSIPAITFVLPVNPDPCSDSLFVLDNPSVTNTSLDTDLNRFGCQGVPTGTFNVPIDRFIGDAKDDMPLLLQNGLIRPTATLRINTLIFSNPVPVVDSYFVTFNNKKYNTSAVTGSGDIVISNIPVEDVIFPSAPGAIGTNVIKLERATSPGCGGAYFVYVDWVSIEIDVVRPVLLVHGLDSKPEIWNTWLPKFDDLGMSKGTPNADDPREQPERSIVAAVATLDPCGTIEVNGDRLKTEIDKMRSRLKVDKINILAHSKGGLEARYADSKGYEKYISQIIQLGTPNGGSFLADYRPPGWRWGCPAEITDQLTTESMAAFNVAYPAGSSVDYTVLAGDIDGGIFDIFKDDRVVSVASVFSIEAESLTKLLYRGFDAGHSDLYQSNSVFDCISPAVLSLSWPQPSFPCLAPEERATRAGNPAVATLTPRIGTIFGGETKTESFTIDMASNVTFQLIYRSDQQNPGVEPGNNLNLTLISPNGIRIPVPDDEEDGLGARSLRQNFATLQTGIWNVEVTAATVVGTPPVPYGIFISGNSPVIDFDGSFESSSICSGETLQLRGRLRDETSNSPIVGAVVGAVLAIPDEPNRTSITLSLVDDGTNGDAVPNDGIYSFDLPAATVVGDYRAQFTASRGPNGSIPAFDRQDNDTAFVSQSCGEFTGKFSDSGTTAANAPSAFSSLVIQAGVNIDIAGNYVAVAEVTDSANHRISSRRRFTLAPGIQTLGLEFSGEQIYQNQTNGSFTLSKLSLFQENSGRAIPVSISNGGNLYQTAAYQYLDFQVSPIRIERNGTALGSTQIPTDSSIFCG; from the coding sequence ATGACATTGCTCAAAGAAGGCACCTGCACGGCGCATGGTCAGTCGTCCTCCATCGGTCTGCTCGGTAGAATCTTGGTCCTCGTGATCGTTTTGTCGGCGGCCGTTTTCAACTCGGCGGGACAAGCGCGGAATCTCTTCGACAATCAGGCAAACGGCGATGGTTTTTCCGTGGATAGAAACTTGTCCGGCGACTCGATTATCGCCACTTTCTTGCGGGCAGGATTCCCGCCGTATTCTTCCCAAAACCAGATCGGCGGTCAAACACCTTACGAACGAAATTGTGATCCTCGAAGCATACCGGCAATCACCTTCGTGCTGCCGGTGAACCCGGACCCGTGCAGCGACAGTCTTTTTGTCCTGGACAATCCTTCGGTAACCAACACTTCGTTGGACACGGACCTCAACCGCTTCGGCTGTCAGGGTGTCCCAACCGGAACATTCAATGTGCCGATCGACCGGTTCATTGGTGACGCAAAAGACGACATGCCTCTCCTACTGCAAAATGGACTTATTCGCCCTACCGCCACATTAAGAATAAACACGCTGATTTTTTCGAATCCCGTACCGGTCGTCGATAGTTATTTCGTGACTTTCAACAATAAGAAATACAACACCAGCGCTGTCACCGGTTCCGGCGACATCGTCATTAGCAATATTCCCGTAGAGGATGTGATATTCCCGTCGGCACCGGGAGCGATCGGTACTAATGTGATTAAACTTGAAAGGGCTACATCGCCGGGATGCGGCGGCGCATACTTCGTCTATGTTGATTGGGTTTCCATCGAGATTGATGTGGTTCGTCCGGTTCTTTTGGTCCATGGCTTGGATTCTAAACCAGAGATCTGGAACACGTGGCTTCCGAAATTCGACGACCTTGGAATGTCGAAGGGAACGCCGAACGCAGATGATCCGCGGGAACAGCCGGAGCGAAGCATCGTAGCGGCCGTGGCCACGCTGGACCCTTGCGGAACCATCGAAGTCAATGGCGATCGACTCAAAACCGAGATTGATAAAATGCGGTCACGCCTGAAAGTGGACAAGATAAACATTCTCGCTCACAGCAAGGGTGGCCTCGAAGCGCGCTATGCCGACTCGAAGGGCTACGAGAAATATATTTCGCAAATCATCCAACTGGGCACGCCGAACGGCGGATCTTTCTTGGCGGATTATCGTCCCCCTGGCTGGCGGTGGGGTTGTCCCGCTGAAATAACTGATCAACTGACGACCGAATCGATGGCCGCCTTCAATGTGGCTTATCCTGCCGGATCGTCGGTCGACTACACGGTTCTGGCCGGAGATATTGACGGAGGAATTTTTGACATATTCAAAGATGATCGCGTAGTTTCCGTCGCAAGCGTGTTCTCGATCGAGGCTGAGAGCCTGACAAAACTTCTCTATCGTGGCTTCGATGCGGGCCATTCCGATCTTTATCAATCTAATTCTGTTTTCGACTGTATCAGTCCCGCAGTTCTAAGTCTGTCTTGGCCACAACCGAGTTTTCCATGTCTCGCGCCGGAGGAACGCGCGACCCGCGCGGGAAATCCGGCGGTTGCCACACTCACTCCCAGAATAGGAACTATTTTTGGTGGGGAGACTAAGACGGAATCGTTCACCATCGATATGGCTTCGAACGTTACGTTCCAACTCATTTATCGTTCCGACCAACAGAATCCTGGCGTTGAACCGGGCAACAACCTGAACCTAACGTTGATCTCGCCGAATGGCATACGAATTCCGGTCCCAGACGATGAGGAGGACGGTCTTGGCGCGAGGTCTCTAAGACAGAATTTCGCTACACTCCAAACCGGAATTTGGAATGTGGAGGTAACCGCCGCGACGGTGGTCGGCACTCCGCCGGTTCCTTACGGTATCTTCATTAGCGGGAATTCTCCGGTCATCGACTTCGACGGTTCCTTTGAAAGTTCTTCGATTTGCAGCGGCGAGACGCTGCAGCTGAGAGGCAGACTACGCGACGAAACGTCTAATTCGCCGATCGTTGGGGCCGTCGTCGGCGCCGTCCTTGCTATTCCGGACGAACCGAATCGAACCTCAATAACCTTGAGCCTGGTTGACGACGGAACAAACGGCGACGCCGTGCCGAACGATGGAATTTACTCCTTCGATCTGCCAGCCGCCACAGTCGTCGGTGATTATCGGGCTCAGTTCACGGCGAGCCGCGGGCCAAACGGCAGTATTCCTGCCTTCGACAGGCAGGATAACGACACCGCGTTTGTTTCGCAGAGTTGCGGCGAGTTTACCGGAAAGTTCAGCGATTCTGGCACGACCGCGGCAAACGCTCCGTCGGCATTTTCAAGCCTTGTGATTCAGGCGGGCGTCAATATCGACATCGCTGGTAATTACGTCGCCGTCGCTGAAGTTACCGATTCGGCCAATCACAGGATCAGTTCGCGCCGTCGCTTCACGCTCGCTCCCGGCATCCAAACGCTGGGTTTGGAATTCAGCGGAGAGCAAATTTATCAGAATCAAACGAACGGGTCGTTCACCCTCAGCAAATTGTCGCTCTTCCAGGAGAATTCCGGACGGGCCATTCCGGTATCGATATCAAACGGTGGCAATCTGTACCAAACCGCAGCCTATCAATATCTGGACTTTCAGGTTTCGCCAATCAGGATTGAGCGAAACGGCACCGCTTTAGGGTCGACACAAATTCCAACGGACTCTTCGATATTTTGCGGGTAA
- a CDS encoding nuclear transport factor 2 family protein translates to MDLIEKSKAHFAAIIDKRVDDILSFYADSPDLQVFVEGPRWVTVGFDNVAKGWRDFCSSEISMIDCNWVEALYSKVVGKMGFVGGIVELTVSIKGEIKHIKFRGTFVFEEVAADDWRVVHEHFSQPAADPYGIGDWLK, encoded by the coding sequence ATGGATCTGATCGAAAAATCAAAGGCGCATTTCGCTGCCATCATCGACAAAAGGGTCGACGACATTTTGAGTTTTTACGCCGATTCGCCCGATTTGCAAGTCTTCGTCGAGGGTCCGCGCTGGGTGACGGTCGGTTTCGATAACGTCGCCAAAGGCTGGCGCGATTTCTGCTCGTCCGAAATTTCGATGATCGATTGCAATTGGGTCGAAGCGCTCTATTCGAAAGTTGTCGGGAAGATGGGATTTGTCGGCGGAATCGTCGAACTCACGGTCTCGATCAAAGGCGAGATCAAACACATCAAATTCCGCGGAACTTTTGTTTTTGAGGAAGTCGCCGCCGATGACTGGCGCGTCGTCCACGAACATTTCTCTCAACCCGCCGCCGACCCGTACGGCATCGGCGACTGGCTCAAGTAG
- a CDS encoding VCBS repeat-containing protein: protein MSDKNVLVTPPFASTLFETCTYSVTPAALNVGASSQSGTIAVTAETGCYWNVRESSSWLSPFTFGSGTGTLNYFISFNPGEARSGSISVGRVVIPVNQSSNCTFALSPASPQSVASTGGSLSVNVTTGSTCTWTAVSSVPWITVTSGSSGSGNGTASLQIAANVGAARSGSVTIAGQDYVINQAASSSCNYSLSPSSTTISESGGAGNFGVTSNDGCTWSATSNALWITTSSTGSGNGTVTFTVAANSGNARSGSILVAGQAFTVNQSAASSGPIVPVKVSSADSALSDFFGNSVSINGNTAIVGANGHAVGGNDDQGAAYVYVRNGTSWVLQQKLTMPTADAQVAAQFGYSVAISGDTVIVGSPTQDNGGNIDQGAAYVYVRSGTTWTFQQRLRQSDGAAGDNFGWSVAIDGNTAVVGAYLDDESVYTNCGSAYAYLRTGSTWAEESRMVSSERTSNSQMGYSVGISGDTVIIGARLAQSSTSSPDFGSAYIFTPVAGTPRIWTQRSILTAPQRGAGDQFGFSVGVNGNTALIGARFDDVGSNVDQGSAYVFTGSGNTWSFQRQLLANDGIANDEFGNAVSISGDKLIIGAPQNSSRNGKAYLFTGIGANWSQLPVVVAPDGSLNDLYGSSVAINGSNAVVGAVFDDARRGSVYFLSGIPSAKSKLTADFDGDGKTDLSVFRPANGQWWLGRSTDGLIVHTFGNSSDILTPGDFTGDGKSDVSIFRPSSGEWFVLRSEDSSFYSFPFGTNGDVPVPADYDGDGKTDAAVFRSSNSTWYIQRSSGGTTIQGFGVSGDRPVPADYDGDGKADIAVFRPSLGQWWLNRSTAGGIAVTFGSATDRTVQGDYTGDGKTDIAIWRPSNGEWFILRSEDFTFYSFPFGAGGDTPAPGDYDGDGKTDAAVFRPSNSTWYVQRSTAGTLIQGFGLPPDLPVPSAYVR, encoded by the coding sequence GTGAGCGACAAAAATGTCCTCGTAACACCACCGTTTGCATCGACGCTATTCGAGACATGCACCTATTCTGTGACGCCCGCGGCCTTGAACGTCGGCGCGTCAAGTCAGAGCGGTACGATCGCCGTCACGGCGGAGACCGGCTGTTATTGGAACGTGCGCGAAAGCAGTTCGTGGCTCTCTCCTTTTACCTTCGGAAGCGGTACCGGAACGCTCAACTATTTCATCTCGTTCAACCCGGGCGAGGCTCGATCCGGAAGCATCAGTGTCGGCCGAGTCGTCATTCCGGTCAACCAATCGTCAAATTGTACGTTCGCCTTGAGTCCAGCATCCCCTCAAAGCGTAGCCTCGACAGGCGGAAGCCTCAGCGTCAATGTAACCACCGGTTCGACCTGCACCTGGACCGCCGTCTCGTCGGTGCCGTGGATTACGGTAACGTCCGGTTCGTCTGGCAGCGGAAACGGGACAGCATCACTTCAGATCGCGGCAAATGTTGGTGCGGCCCGGAGCGGCAGCGTGACGATTGCCGGGCAGGACTATGTCATCAATCAGGCCGCCTCTTCAAGTTGCAATTATAGTTTAAGTCCGTCTAGCACGACGATCTCTGAATCGGGAGGTGCAGGAAATTTCGGCGTAACGTCAAACGATGGTTGCACTTGGTCCGCGACGAGTAACGCGTTGTGGATAACAACCTCATCGACCGGAAGTGGTAACGGAACAGTTACGTTCACCGTTGCGGCGAATTCCGGGAATGCGCGGAGTGGCTCAATTTTAGTTGCAGGGCAAGCATTTACCGTTAACCAGAGTGCCGCTTCAAGCGGACCGATAGTTCCTGTAAAAGTAAGTTCAGCCGACAGTGCATTAAGCGATTTCTTCGGAAATAGCGTTTCGATAAACGGAAATACAGCGATCGTTGGTGCAAATGGTCATGCGGTTGGAGGTAACGACGATCAAGGCGCAGCATATGTTTATGTAAGAAACGGCACGAGCTGGGTTCTTCAGCAAAAACTGACGATGCCGACGGCGGATGCGCAGGTGGCGGCGCAGTTTGGTTATAGCGTGGCGATCAGCGGCGATACGGTAATCGTCGGGTCTCCGACACAGGACAACGGCGGGAATATCGATCAGGGCGCGGCGTATGTTTATGTTCGGAGCGGAACGACCTGGACTTTCCAACAGCGTTTGCGGCAAAGCGACGGCGCGGCGGGCGATAACTTCGGGTGGAGCGTGGCGATCGATGGCAATACGGCTGTCGTCGGGGCTTATCTGGACGATGAAAGCGTCTATACAAACTGCGGTTCGGCTTATGCGTACCTTCGAACCGGTTCGACCTGGGCCGAAGAATCCAGAATGGTCTCGAGCGAGCGGACGAGCAATAGCCAGATGGGTTACAGCGTCGGGATCAGTGGGGATACAGTTATCATCGGTGCCCGTTTAGCACAGTCTTCGACATCTTCGCCCGATTTCGGTTCCGCCTATATCTTTACTCCGGTTGCCGGAACTCCGCGCATCTGGACGCAGCGTTCGATTCTGACTGCTCCGCAACGCGGTGCCGGCGACCAGTTCGGTTTCAGCGTTGGCGTCAACGGAAATACGGCACTGATCGGCGCGCGGTTCGACGATGTCGGTTCCAATGTCGATCAGGGATCGGCATACGTCTTTACCGGCTCCGGAAACACCTGGTCTTTCCAACGCCAGTTGTTGGCGAATGACGGAATTGCCAACGATGAGTTTGGAAACGCGGTGAGCATTAGCGGAGATAAGTTGATCATTGGTGCACCCCAGAATTCCTCGCGCAACGGCAAGGCTTATCTCTTCACGGGTATCGGGGCAAACTGGTCACAGCTTCCGGTCGTTGTTGCGCCTGATGGTTCGCTGAATGATCTTTACGGATCGAGCGTTGCGATCAACGGCTCGAACGCCGTGGTGGGCGCGGTTTTCGACGACGCGCGGCGGGGATCGGTTTATTTTCTGAGCGGAATTCCATCAGCGAAATCTAAACTCACTGCAGACTTTGACGGCGACGGCAAAACGGATCTCTCGGTTTTCCGGCCGGCGAATGGTCAGTGGTGGCTTGGACGCAGTACAGACGGGTTGATCGTTCACACTTTTGGGAATTCGTCCGACATTCTAACGCCGGGTGATTTTACGGGCGACGGAAAATCCGACGTTTCGATATTTCGTCCTTCGAGCGGAGAATGGTTCGTCTTGAGGTCCGAGGATTCTTCTTTCTACAGCTTCCCGTTCGGGACGAATGGAGATGTCCCGGTGCCCGCCGACTATGACGGCGATGGTAAGACGGATGCCGCAGTTTTCCGGTCCTCAAATTCAACTTGGTACATTCAGCGCTCAAGCGGCGGAACCACCATTCAGGGGTTCGGCGTCAGCGGCGATCGGCCTGTGCCGGCCGACTACGATGGAGACGGGAAGGCTGACATCGCAGTTTTCCGGCCCAGCCTCGGACAATGGTGGCTTAACCGTTCAACGGCGGGCGGAATCGCAGTAACGTTTGGCTCCGCAACGGATCGCACGGTTCAAGGCGATTACACCGGCGACGGCAAAACGGACATTGCGATCTGGCGTCCTTCGAATGGTGAGTGGTTCATCTTAAGGAGCGAAGATTTTACGTTCTATTCATTCCCGTTCGGGGCCGGGGGTGACACTCCCGCGCCGGGAGACTACGATGGCGACGGCAAGACAGATGCAGCGGTGTTTCGCCCGTCAAATTCCACTTGGTACGTCCAACGCTCGACTGCGGGAACTCTTATACAGGGATTTGGGCTTCCGCCCGATTTGCCGGTGCCGAGCGCCTACGTGCGCTAG
- a CDS encoding pyridoxal phosphate-dependent aminotransferase — protein sequence MEPTLKDASFHAARRLQGVQPTLIRQIFERALPDSINFGLGEPDLPTPDFMRREAARVTLDEQNGYTSHAGLPALRAKIAESYAHLGLNAEQVCLTVGSQEAMTAAFLTIVDSGDEVLIPDPGFPAYEGCVLIAEGTPVFYRLPADREFAFDIEEFKSKITPKTKAAVVISPSNPTGKIFTKDDLEKIADVLKGTGIYLISDEIYADLWFKEKPHSASEFYDRTIIVSGLSKSLSMTGWRVGWIASTQSDVVKAALTLHGFLTVCTPTISQKASLLGWTAEAEASKAEARAIYKRRGEFLIELLEKELGLKGTSPEGAFYTMLDIRPLGMSDLEVAERFLQNRVITVPGIAFGSEAKGFLRISFCNNEERMAEGVRRMKEALG from the coding sequence ATGGAACCGACACTAAAAGACGCAAGTTTTCACGCCGCGCGCCGACTTCAAGGCGTCCAGCCGACACTTATCCGCCAGATCTTCGAACGCGCCTTGCCCGATTCGATCAACTTCGGGCTCGGCGAGCCCGATCTTCCGACGCCGGATTTTATGCGTCGCGAGGCTGCGCGTGTGACCCTCGACGAACAAAACGGCTACACATCCCACGCCGGGCTGCCGGCGCTCCGTGCGAAGATCGCGGAGAGTTACGCGCATCTCGGATTGAACGCCGAACAGGTTTGCCTGACCGTCGGATCCCAGGAAGCGATGACGGCCGCGTTTCTGACGATCGTCGATTCGGGAGATGAGGTCCTGATTCCGGATCCGGGATTTCCGGCGTATGAGGGCTGCGTTCTGATCGCGGAGGGAACGCCGGTCTTTTACAGGCTTCCGGCCGATCGCGAGTTTGCTTTCGACATCGAGGAATTCAAATCGAAGATTACACCGAAAACCAAAGCCGCGGTTGTCATCTCGCCTTCGAATCCGACCGGCAAGATCTTTACGAAGGACGACTTGGAGAAGATCGCCGATGTTCTGAAGGGCACCGGAATCTATCTTATTTCGGACGAGATCTACGCCGATCTTTGGTTCAAGGAAAAGCCGCATTCGGCGTCCGAGTTTTACGATCGGACGATCATCGTCTCGGGGCTTTCGAAATCGCTCAGTATGACCGGATGGCGCGTCGGTTGGATCGCATCAACGCAGTCCGATGTTGTCAAGGCAGCGCTGACGCTTCACGGATTCCTGACGGTCTGCACCCCGACGATCTCGCAAAAGGCGTCGTTGCTCGGCTGGACGGCGGAAGCCGAGGCCTCAAAGGCCGAGGCGCGCGCGATCTACAAACGCCGCGGCGAATTCTTGATCGAGCTTCTGGAAAAGGAACTCGGACTGAAGGGAACATCGCCCGAGGGCGCTTTTTACACGATGCTCGACATTCGCCCGCTCGGAATGAGCGACCTCGAGGTCGCCGAAAGATTCCTGCAAAACCGCGTCATCACCGTTCCGGGAATTGCGTTCGGTTCCGAAGCAAAAGGATTCCTGCGCATTTCTTTCTGCAACAACGAAGAGAGAATGGCCGAAGGCGTAAGACGGATGAAAGAAGCGCTCGGTTGA
- a CDS encoding aminotransferase class I/II-fold pyridoxal phosphate-dependent enzyme, with the protein MAALTLHGFLTVCTPTISQKASLLGWTAEAEASKAEARAIYKRRGEFLIELLEKELGLKGTSPEGAFYTMLDIRPLGMSDLEVAEKFLQNRVITVPGIAFGSEAKGFLRISFCNNEERMAEGVRRMKEALEIT; encoded by the coding sequence ATGGCAGCGCTGACGCTTCACGGATTCCTAACGGTCTGCACCCCGACGATCTCGCAAAAGGCGTCGTTGCTCGGCTGGACGGCGGAAGCCGAGGCCTCCAAGGCCGAGGCGCGCGCGATTTACAAACGCCGCGGCGAATTCCTGATCGAGCTTCTGGAAAAGGAACTCGGACTGAAGGGAACATCGCCCGAGGGCGCTTTCTACACGATGCTCGACATTCGCCCGCTCGGAATGAGCGACCTCGAGGTCGCCGAAAAATTCCTGCAAAACCGCGTCATCACCGTTCCGGGAATTGCCTTCGGTTCCGAAGCAAAGGGATTTCTGCGCATTTCTTTCTGCAACAATGAAGAGCGAATGGCCGAAGGCGTCAGACGGATGAAAGAAGCGCTCGAAATAACTTGA
- a CDS encoding MFS transporter: MTEKNTSKFFYGWVIVAISTLALVVSNGLSIGGIPVYYKFVQTDLVALGSVGQDKVQSVYGLAPALTFLLAGFLSPVAGFLLQRLNAKTMMIIGCFILGSGLLIYSQATSPLYVYIAHALLGTSLGFVGVLVNTVLISQWFHKKRGMALGIVLTGTSFGGVLIPQISTPLIQAYGWRTSMVCVSLIIWAVLFPAVIFLVKNRPADVGSAPDGAAADTTGEATGSHSGLTGMTLGEALATPMFWIFGICAALIFYAIFVVSQQLNLYLQSPKIGFTPQQASNVQSLLFLLSIIGKFFFGWLSDRYPGNRVMLISASTMFLATLFFLYFNSTTVYLFAIFFGMNYGGTFVLLQLLVADYFGLKEYGKILGAVTVIETVGGALGTFLTGKIADANGGDYTTAFYGVTIVVGIALVMVVLLNIFLNRFKRPMWLLPVIFAPVIGALVGVIGGPVFNEILKVVTGIENFSLILPTIIAGFVVGLAAGIWSARSVRNAAAV; the protein is encoded by the coding sequence ATGACCGAAAAAAACACAAGTAAATTTTTTTACGGCTGGGTGATCGTCGCCATCTCGACGCTTGCCCTCGTCGTCAGCAACGGGCTTTCGATCGGCGGTATTCCGGTCTATTACAAATTCGTCCAAACCGATCTCGTCGCGCTTGGCAGCGTCGGCCAGGACAAGGTCCAATCGGTTTACGGACTTGCGCCCGCGCTGACGTTTTTGCTTGCCGGATTCCTCTCGCCCGTCGCCGGTTTTCTGCTGCAGCGCCTGAACGCAAAGACGATGATGATCATTGGCTGCTTCATTCTTGGTTCGGGGCTGTTGATCTATTCGCAGGCGACATCGCCGCTTTATGTTTACATCGCGCACGCGCTGCTCGGAACGTCGCTCGGATTCGTCGGCGTTCTTGTCAACACGGTCCTGATCTCGCAATGGTTCCACAAAAAACGCGGAATGGCGCTCGGGATCGTGCTCACCGGAACGAGTTTCGGCGGCGTGCTGATACCGCAGATCTCGACGCCGCTGATTCAGGCGTACGGCTGGCGAACGTCGATGGTCTGTGTCAGCCTGATCATTTGGGCGGTCCTTTTCCCGGCGGTGATCTTTCTGGTCAAGAACCGTCCGGCGGATGTCGGCAGCGCACCGGACGGCGCCGCCGCGGATACAACCGGCGAAGCAACCGGTTCGCATTCGGGTTTGACCGGGATGACCCTCGGCGAGGCGCTCGCGACGCCGATGTTCTGGATCTTCGGGATCTGCGCGGCGCTGATCTTCTACGCCATTTTTGTCGTCAGCCAGCAACTGAACCTTTATCTGCAAAGCCCGAAGATCGGCTTCACGCCGCAGCAGGCGAGCAACGTCCAGTCGCTTCTTTTTCTCCTGAGCATTATCGGCAAGTTCTTTTTCGGTTGGCTTTCCGATCGTTATCCGGGCAACCGCGTAATGCTCATTTCGGCATCCACGATGTTTCTGGCGACGCTCTTTTTCCTTTATTTCAATTCGACGACCGTCTATCTCTTCGCGATCTTTTTCGGGATGAATTACGGCGGGACCTTCGTCTTGCTGCAACTCCTGGTGGCTGACTATTTCGGGCTCAAGGAATACGGCAAGATCCTCGGCGCGGTGACTGTCATTGAAACCGTCGGCGGCGCCCTCGGAACGTTTCTGACCGGCAAGATCGCCGACGCCAACGGCGGCGATTACACGACCGCGTTTTACGGGGTGACGATCGTTGTCGGAATCGCCCTCGTGATGGTCGTTCTCCTGAATATCTTCCTCAACCGATTCAAGCGCCCGATGTGGCTCTTGCCGGTGATCTTCGCCCCCGTCATCGGGGCGCTTGTCGGCGTCATCGGCGGACCGGTTTTCAATGAGATCCTGAAGGTCGTCACCGGAATCGAGAATTTCAGCCTGATCCTGCCGACGATCATCGCCGGCTTCGTGGTCGGGCTTGCCGCCGGAATTTGGTCGGCGCGGTCGGTAAGAAACGCAGCAGCCGTATGA
- a CDS encoding cellulase family glycosylhydrolase, with protein sequence MRQHLFSSTLLAVTFFAFLAVDVHPLPLRGVVLETAQLNIPKTQRDINDVANYGANLVRFPIYFSTPCDLNCWVYFADQAYETASNRGMVMVLDFHHPSEVPGSTITDVDQFVAKWEAFARHFGSRANRPTRILYELCNEPNDRVDWPAVALRAARKIREYDPRSVIVYSPKGNTTGPSTSPSFTPLPSIPDQIINFHAWDFRFQSSELAVASAYRYVGSAGSQSAVNTTLDQLRARLDRVEGFSRRHGIRVYIGEVGIHHSHRDAARFLRDFTDEVDKRGFYGLTLHAFRESPVWDYEADPDTLRVLRRWLG encoded by the coding sequence ATGAGACAACATTTATTCTCTTCGACTCTACTGGCCGTTACTTTTTTTGCATTCCTGGCAGTCGATGTGCATCCATTGCCGCTTCGTGGTGTAGTGCTCGAAACTGCACAGCTCAACATTCCAAAGACTCAGCGAGATATCAATGATGTTGCGAATTACGGCGCAAATCTGGTGAGATTTCCGATCTACTTTAGCACTCCATGTGACTTGAATTGTTGGGTTTATTTCGCCGACCAGGCTTATGAAACCGCTTCGAACCGGGGCATGGTCATGGTTCTTGACTTTCACCATCCGAGCGAGGTTCCCGGCTCCACAATAACTGATGTTGATCAGTTTGTGGCCAAATGGGAGGCATTTGCTCGGCATTTCGGCTCACGAGCAAATCGTCCGACGAGAATCCTCTACGAGCTTTGTAACGAGCCAAACGATCGAGTCGACTGGCCAGCGGTGGCATTGCGGGCCGCCCGAAAAATTCGAGAATATGATCCACGTTCAGTTATCGTTTATTCCCCGAAAGGTAATACGACCGGCCCCTCCACGTCGCCTTCGTTTACGCCGCTCCCATCTATCCCGGACCAAATCATAAATTTTCACGCCTGGGATTTTAGGTTTCAAAGTAGCGAATTGGCAGTTGCGAGCGCTTATCGCTACGTAGGCTCGGCAGGCAGCCAAAGCGCCGTTAATACGACCCTAGACCAGCTTCGCGCCAGACTTGACCGCGTCGAAGGCTTCAGTCGTCGTCACGGTATTAGAGTTTACATCGGCGAGGTTGGTATTCATCACAGTCATCGCGACGCCGCAAGGTTCTTACGTGATTTTACCGACGAGGTCGATAAGCGCGGCTTTTACGGTTTAACGCTTCATGCCTTTCGTGAATCTCCGGTTTGGGACTATGAAGCTGATCCCGACACTTTACGTGTATTGCGTCGATGGTTAGGCTAA